In Phlebotomus papatasi isolate M1 chromosome 1, Ppap_2.1, whole genome shotgun sequence, the following proteins share a genomic window:
- the LOC129799513 gene encoding uncharacterized protein LOC129799513 gives MKFLVLILIVSSSVRGFDEAIYDVWDPFAIEFEPNFFDDAIRLKRDPYKVYITIENEKKNVNSPSIEEGMKMEGNINPPSQITIVKSCRCKTRKPTTNPETPKEAVPKLPQEKVPETPKMEVPKYPSPEQEIWKPMGDLHEDAGYQTKHPEIYQPIHGRINTDKHLEFSQPEKDIWALNSEELESGAYAKPSAIPDYHTSVGMLDPSQFIEPSYQRKTAGHDYYQHYQAPQHEGLPTNPFSFITGDLTQQDLREMEIIDRIKENHDLNHSGSDYDHKRRIKEAVLDYIKSKYYTLGNKKHVIAHSP, from the exons ATGAAGTTCCTGGTCTTGATATTAATTGTGTCCAGTAGTGTCAGAGGATTTGATGAAGCAATATACGACGTATGGGATCCTTTTGCAAT tgaatttGAACCCAATTTTTTCGATGATGCTATCCGGTTAAAAAGAGATCCTTACAAAGTCTATATTACTATTGAGAACGAAAAGAAAAATGTAAACTCACCGAGTATTGAAGAAGGAATGAAAATGGAAGGAAATATTAATCCACCGTCCCAAATTACAATCGTTAAATCATGCAGATGTAAAACAAGAAAACCTACCACAAATCCTGAAACTCCTAAAGAGGCAGTTCCTAAGCTTCCTCAAGAGAAGGTTCCCGAAACTCCTAAAATGGAGGTTCCTAAATATCCATCGCCTGAACAAGAAATCTGGAAACCAATGGGGGATCTTCATGAAGATGCTGGTTATCAAACCAAACATCCTGAAATTTATCAACCTATTCATGGGCGAATAAATACTGATAAGCATCTGGAATTTTCTCAGCCTGAAAAAGATATTTGGGCCCTGAACTCTGAAGAACTGGAAAGCGGTGCCTATGCCAAGCCATCTGCAATTCCAGATTATCATACATCAGTAGGAATGTTGGATCCAAGTCAATTTATTGAGCCAAGCTATCAGAGAAAGACTGCAGGACACGATTATTATCAACATTATCAAGCACCACAACATGAAGGACTTCCCACAAATCCCTTCTCTTTCATCACAGGTGATCTTACACAGCAAGATTTAAGAGAGATGGAAATAATtgatagaattaaagaaaatcatgATCTTAATCACAGCGGATCGGATTATGATCACAAGAGACGGATAAAAGAAGCAGTTTTAGATTACATTAAATCAAAGTATTATACATTAGGTAATAAAAAACATGTAATTGCTCATTCACCGTAA
- the LOC129798453 gene encoding uncharacterized protein LOC129798453 isoform X1, with the protein MKEYSSQPHQPEPKSFVPSTHHVQKPVVIASVPVEHHEKPAQFPEKEYEKPADHQAPVFKPHESSPPPAQHHGVPVKEYSSQPHQPEPKSFVPPTHHVQKPVVIASVPVEHHEKPAQFPEKEYEKPADHQAPVFKPHESSQPPAQHHGVPMKEYSSQPHQPEPKSFVPSTHHVQKPVVIASVPVEHHEKPAQFPEKEYEKPADHQAPVFKPHESSPPPAKQHHGVPMKEYSSQPHQPEPKSFVPSTHHVQKPVVIASVPVEHHEKPAQFPEKEYEKPADHQAPVSKPHESSPPPAQHHGVPVKEYSSQPHQPEPKSFVPPTHHVQKPVVIASVPVEHHEKPAQFPEKEYEKPADHQVPVFKPYESSPPPPPYRPEKSFPAQNIPVHSVHPDYNAPDYSPMVHLEDKPTTYVKPINVPILPYYPEDISYTEHMPVTHKDDIDYRIYKKYPGYIPEETEFDRNVRLRGTVNEYIKRNWNVFENTDEDEKVDYTEDHNTEKFFQDDDCIFIHIINRF; encoded by the exons ATGAAAGAATATTCCTCACAACCACATCAACCTGAACCTAAATCATTCGTTCCTTCAACTCATCATGTTCAGAAACCTGTTGTCATAGCAAGTGTACCCGTGGAACATCATGAAAAACCAGCTCAATTCCCAGAAAAAGAGTATGAAAAACCCGCTGATCATCAGGCTCCAGTTTTCAAGCCACATGAATCATCTCCACCACCTGCACAACATCATGGAGTTCCCGTGAAAGAATATTCCTCACAACCACATCAACCTGAACCTAAATCATTCGTTCCTCCAACTCATCATGTTCAGAAACCTGTTGTCATAGCAAGTGTACCCGTTGAACATCACGAAAAACCAGCTCAATTCCCAGAAAAGGAATACGAAAAACCCGCTGATCATCAGGCTCCAGTTTTCAAGCCACATGAATCGTCTCAACCACCTGCACAACATCATGGAGTTCCCATGAAAGAATATTCCTCACAACCACATCAACCTGAACCTAAATCATTCGTTCCTTCAACTCATCATGTTCAGAAACCTGTTGTCATAGCAAGTGTACCCGTTGAACATCACGAAAAACCAGCTCAATTCCCAGAAAAGGAGTACGAAAAACCCGCTGATCATCAGGCTCCAGTTTTCAAGCCACATGAATCATCTCCACCACCTGCTAAACAACATCATGGAGTTCCCATGAAAGAATATTCCTCACAACCACATCAACCTGAACCTAAATCATTCGTTCCTTCAACTCATCATGTTCAGAAACCTGTTGTCATAGCAAGTGTACCCGTTGAACATCACGAAAAACCAGCTCAATTCCCAGAAAAGGAATACGAAAAACCCGCTGATCATCAGGCTCCAGTTTCCAAGCCACATGAATCATCTCCACCACCTGCTCAACATCATGGAGTTCCCGTGAAAGAATATTCCTCACAACCACATCAACCTGAACCTAAATCATTCGTTCCTCCAACTCATCATGTTCAGAAACCTGTTGTCATAGCAAGTGTACCCGTTGAACATCACGAAAAACCAGCTCAATTCCCAGAAAAGGAGTACGAAAAACCCGCTGATCATCAGGTCCCAGTTTTCAAGCCATATGAATCATCTCCACCACCACCGCCGTATAGACCAGAAAAGTCTTTTCCAGCTCAAAATATTCCGGTGCATTCAGTACATCCTGATTACAATGCTCCTGATTATAGTCCCATGGTTCATTTGGAAGATAAACCTACAACATATGTAAAGCCGATAAATGTTCCTATTTTACCGTACTATCCAGAAGATATCTCATATACTGAACACATGCCCGTAACGCATAAAGATGATATAGATTACCGGATTTACAAGAAATATCCAGGTTATATACCTGAAGAAACGGAGTTTGATAGAAACGTTAGGCTTCGTGGTACTGTAAATGAATACATAAAGAGGAATTGGAACGTCTTTGAAAATACAGATGAAGATGAAAAAGTAGATTATACTGAAG ACCACAACACTGAAAAGTTTTTTCAAGACGATGACTGTATCTTCATTCACATAATCAATAGATTTTAA
- the LOC129798754 gene encoding uncharacterized protein LOC129798754 produces MLKHMPPGAGQSRAARGNITSSRPPQPLNVSALSTTGPGPPKLLANGGPPRMSSMINTTPLTSVSSTNNLLTNNRDRIGAREALTSLGLLCLVSLLLALLSLIFLLKISPGGRDPLPPPGPTAPEDYAIVYDVTLALCALSLSLNLCCLLVCAIQFLFAVKLVRAPATVSGRGNKYLQKSSVSRVCAVGGFFISIPIFLTGIILYTFTQFHSTPAIVTSILIGVGIVFCGGAMVHNVFVWQKEKTICVRQAPLNLNLTLSPPISAITPPMQFLNHSHQTPVSNGNHIHLNHSNHTPLTHTSQISQVTPLTPVTLNQSHLSSFNHSFLPSYGLRAATATPPTPKVSATAALLGGRDASGSVSPGMPTGNLDLSTVTSANSPHELSTLV; encoded by the exons ATGCTGAAGCACATGCCGCCAGGCGCGGGACAATCGCGAGCTGCGCGTGGTAACATCACCAGCAGTCGCCCACCACAGCCACTCAATGTGAGCGCTCTGTCAACTACAGGACCCGGGCCACCCAAGCTTCTTGCCAATGGAGGACCCCCACGGATGTCCTCTATGATCAACACCACACCCCTGACATCCGTTTCCTCCACCAACAATCTCCTCACCAACAATCGCGATCGCATCGGAGCGAGAGAAGCTCTTACAAGCCTAGGTTTACTTTGTCTCG TTTCTTTGCTCCTTGCACTACTCTCGCTGATTTTCTTGCTGAAAATCTCCCCGGGAGGCCGAGATCCACTGCCACCGCCTGGACCCACAGCCCCAGAGGACTATGCCATTGTCTATGATGTCACTCTGGCTCTCTGTGCACTCTCCTTATCCCTCAATCTCTGCTGCCTTCTCGTCTGTGCCATCCAGTTTCTCTTTGCTGTGAAGTTGGTACGAGCCCCAGCCACAGTATCAGGACG tgGCAACAAATACCTTCAAAAGTCCAGCGTCAGCAGAGTTTGTGCCGTTGGAGGATTTTTCATATCTATTCCCATATTTTTAACAG GGATCATCTTGTACACTTTTACACAATTCCACTCGACTCCTGCAATCGTGACGAGCATCCTAATAGGAGTGGGAATTGTCTTCTGCGGCGGTGCCATGGTGCATAATGTGTTTGTGTGGCAAAAGGAGAAGACCATCTGCGTGAGACAGGCACCACTGAATCTCAATCTTACCCTCTCACCACCCATCAGTGCAATCACGCCGCCGATGCAGTTTCTCAATCATAGCCATCAGACACCCGTGAGCAATGGCAATCACATCCACCTCAACCACAGCAATCACACTCCACTTACACATACATCCCAAATCAGCCAGGTAACTCCTTTGACGCCAGTGACGCTCAATCAGTCCCACCTGTCAAGCTTCAATCACTCCTTCCTGCCATCATATGGGCTCAGGGCTGCTACAGCTACTCCACCCACACCTAAAGTTAGTGCAACTGCTGCCCTCCTGGGTGGTCGAGATGCCAGTGGCTCCGTGAGTCCTGGTATGCCCACCGGAAATCTCGATTTGAGCACTGTCACATCAGCTAATTCTCCACATGAACTTTCTACGCTAGTCTGA
- the LOC129798453 gene encoding uncharacterized protein LOC129798453 isoform X2 encodes MKEYSSQPHQPEPKSFVPSTHHVQKPVVIASVPVEHHEKPAQFPEKEYEKPADHQAPVFKPHESSPPPAQHHGVPVKEYSSQPHQPEPKSFVPPTHHVQKPVVIASVPVEHHEKPAQFPEKEYEKPADHQAPVFKPHESSQPPAQHHGVPMKEYSSQPHQPEPKSFVPSTHHVQKPVVIASVPVEHHEKPAQFPEKEYEKPADHQAPVFKPHESSPPPAKQHHGVPMKEYSSQPHQPEPKSFVPSTHHVQKPVVIASVPVEHHEKPAQFPEKEYEKPADHQAPVSKPHESSPPPAQHHGVPVKEYSSQPHQPEPKSFVPPTHHVQKPVVIASVPVEHHEKPAQFPEKEYEKPADHQVPVFKPYESSPPPPPYRPEKSFPAQNIPVHSVHPDYNAPDYSPMVHLEDKPTTYVKPINVPILPYYPEDISYTEHMPVTHKDDIDYRIYKKYPGYIPEETEFDRNVRLRGTVNEYIKRNWNVFENTDEDEKVDYTEGRPQH; translated from the exons ATGAAAGAATATTCCTCACAACCACATCAACCTGAACCTAAATCATTCGTTCCTTCAACTCATCATGTTCAGAAACCTGTTGTCATAGCAAGTGTACCCGTGGAACATCATGAAAAACCAGCTCAATTCCCAGAAAAAGAGTATGAAAAACCCGCTGATCATCAGGCTCCAGTTTTCAAGCCACATGAATCATCTCCACCACCTGCACAACATCATGGAGTTCCCGTGAAAGAATATTCCTCACAACCACATCAACCTGAACCTAAATCATTCGTTCCTCCAACTCATCATGTTCAGAAACCTGTTGTCATAGCAAGTGTACCCGTTGAACATCACGAAAAACCAGCTCAATTCCCAGAAAAGGAATACGAAAAACCCGCTGATCATCAGGCTCCAGTTTTCAAGCCACATGAATCGTCTCAACCACCTGCACAACATCATGGAGTTCCCATGAAAGAATATTCCTCACAACCACATCAACCTGAACCTAAATCATTCGTTCCTTCAACTCATCATGTTCAGAAACCTGTTGTCATAGCAAGTGTACCCGTTGAACATCACGAAAAACCAGCTCAATTCCCAGAAAAGGAGTACGAAAAACCCGCTGATCATCAGGCTCCAGTTTTCAAGCCACATGAATCATCTCCACCACCTGCTAAACAACATCATGGAGTTCCCATGAAAGAATATTCCTCACAACCACATCAACCTGAACCTAAATCATTCGTTCCTTCAACTCATCATGTTCAGAAACCTGTTGTCATAGCAAGTGTACCCGTTGAACATCACGAAAAACCAGCTCAATTCCCAGAAAAGGAATACGAAAAACCCGCTGATCATCAGGCTCCAGTTTCCAAGCCACATGAATCATCTCCACCACCTGCTCAACATCATGGAGTTCCCGTGAAAGAATATTCCTCACAACCACATCAACCTGAACCTAAATCATTCGTTCCTCCAACTCATCATGTTCAGAAACCTGTTGTCATAGCAAGTGTACCCGTTGAACATCACGAAAAACCAGCTCAATTCCCAGAAAAGGAGTACGAAAAACCCGCTGATCATCAGGTCCCAGTTTTCAAGCCATATGAATCATCTCCACCACCACCGCCGTATAGACCAGAAAAGTCTTTTCCAGCTCAAAATATTCCGGTGCATTCAGTACATCCTGATTACAATGCTCCTGATTATAGTCCCATGGTTCATTTGGAAGATAAACCTACAACATATGTAAAGCCGATAAATGTTCCTATTTTACCGTACTATCCAGAAGATATCTCATATACTGAACACATGCCCGTAACGCATAAAGATGATATAGATTACCGGATTTACAAGAAATATCCAGGTTATATACCTGAAGAAACGGAGTTTGATAGAAACGTTAGGCTTCGTGGTACTGTAAATGAATACATAAAGAGGAATTGGAACGTCTTTGAAAATACAGATGAAGATGAAAAAGTAGATTATACTGAAG GAAGACCACAACACTGA